DNA from Bacillus sp. FJAT-45037:
GAAAAAAGTCGATTTGGTCTTAACCCTTATCAATATATACTACATTTGTTTGAGGAGCTTCCCAATATTGATATTAGTAACGAAAACGCAATTGATCAATTGCTTCCTTGGTCAAACAGCCTCCCAGAGCACTGTCGAATAAAACAAGATAAGTAGATTATAGGTTAGTTCCCATCTTTATCATAGATGGGAACTATTTGACGTCTACCTCTTTATAGCAAAAAAATTTTTTAATAGTGATTTTTCTAAACTAGTTTGGTAAGATTAAGCAGTTATTTATATATTTTAGGAAGAATTACAAAATGAAAGTTCTAGAGTTTTTAAAAAAGCGATGGAAGTATGTATTAATTGTATTGATTGCATTGATTATTGGAGCGTCTGTCGGTCCTTCTCAAGAGCAACTAGATAATGTGAATGCTGAAGTGAAAGAATTAAAGAAAGAACTATCAACGAAAACTGAAACAGTAGCAA
Protein-coding regions in this window:
- a CDS encoding transposase domain-containing protein; translated protein: MKDLSFEERHQIRLEKSRFGLNPYQYILHLFEELPNIDISNENAIDQLLPWSNSLPEHCRIKQDK